In Candidatus Roseilinea sp., one DNA window encodes the following:
- a CDS encoding sugar ABC transporter permease encodes MRRTAILICLLLLPAVATRLFTAIYPFFNTVWLSFHDWNPAFPPQQFVGLKNFQALTRDIAVTSSISFTVLFVTVSTLLEIVLGMAIALMLNRAFFGRGAVRAVNLIPWAIPMVVAAIGFRWMYDTQYGVINDLLHRTIGVKVPWLVDFWGARAAVIATNVWKSTPFVGLVLLAALQGVPQDLYEAGRVDGTNRVSAFFYITLPLIMPQIVTIGLFMVVWQLAAFDLVFAMTGGGPGFATQLLAYRIYQVAFTALNFGYASAISMVLFIVVGIASIIGLLLFRKVEVSL; translated from the coding sequence ATGAGGCGCACTGCGATCCTTATCTGTCTACTCTTGTTACCCGCAGTTGCAACGCGGCTATTCACTGCGATCTATCCCTTCTTTAATACGGTCTGGCTGAGTTTCCACGACTGGAATCCTGCCTTTCCTCCTCAGCAGTTCGTTGGTTTAAAAAATTTCCAGGCGTTGACGCGGGATATCGCCGTCACCAGCAGCATCAGCTTTACTGTGCTGTTTGTCACGGTCTCGACATTACTGGAAATTGTGCTAGGGATGGCAATTGCACTCATGCTGAATCGCGCTTTCTTCGGGCGCGGCGCTGTACGAGCTGTCAACCTCATCCCTTGGGCCATCCCGATGGTGGTTGCTGCGATCGGCTTCCGGTGGATGTACGATACCCAATACGGCGTCATCAACGACTTGCTCCACCGAACGATCGGGGTGAAAGTACCATGGTTAGTAGACTTTTGGGGAGCGCGCGCAGCAGTCATCGCTACAAATGTCTGGAAATCCACACCGTTCGTTGGACTGGTACTTCTAGCCGCCTTACAAGGCGTGCCCCAAGACCTCTATGAAGCCGGCAGGGTAGATGGCACAAACCGCGTCTCTGCTTTCTTCTACATCACGCTGCCGTTGATCATGCCGCAGATCGTCACCATTGGTCTATTCATGGTAGTGTGGCAATTAGCCGCCTTCGACCTGGTCTTCGCGATGACGGGCGGCGGGCCAGGATTTGCAACTCAGTTGCTGGCCTATCGCATTTATCAAGTCGCGTTCACCGCACTCAACTTCGGCTATGCCTCAGCAATCAGCATGGTGCTATTCATCGTTGTTGGCATCGCCAGCATTATCGGCTTGTTACTGTTTCGCAAAGTGGAGGTGTCATTGTGA
- a CDS encoding sugar ABC transporter permease, which yields MRLARAVDSALLAIAVFIFLFIVLFPFYWIVLSSFTPKYELFTIPPRYWFSTFTLENYQALANSIPLVRYFVNSLLFAAGSSLVSVAAAFLASYALARIQFHGANLIFIAFVISIALPQIGGLVPLFELFKSTNLINTYHGLVILMSSLVLPFTIWILVPFLRQIPYEIEEAAIMDGARLPQLFWFITLPIMRPALVTMFIINFIIAWNELIYPLVFATSGSNKTLSVGLVELAVQPTAGGGRPWDLLSAMSVVMIVPILVLVLLFQRLIVSGLTRGAIK from the coding sequence ATGCGCTTGGCACGTGCAGTCGACAGTGCACTGCTGGCGATTGCGGTTTTTATCTTTCTGTTTATCGTGCTCTTCCCATTCTACTGGATTGTGCTGTCATCGTTCACGCCGAAGTACGAGCTGTTTACCATTCCACCACGCTACTGGTTCAGCACTTTTACCCTCGAAAACTACCAAGCGCTCGCGAACAGCATTCCGCTGGTTCGCTACTTCGTTAATTCACTGTTATTTGCTGCAGGTTCAAGCCTAGTTTCCGTTGCTGCGGCCTTTCTCGCCAGCTATGCGCTGGCCCGCATCCAATTCCACGGCGCGAACCTCATTTTTATCGCCTTCGTCATTTCAATTGCGCTACCCCAGATTGGCGGCCTTGTGCCTTTGTTCGAGTTGTTCAAGAGCACCAATTTGATTAATACCTATCACGGATTGGTTATTCTTATGTCTTCGCTCGTCCTCCCGTTCACAATTTGGATTCTGGTTCCTTTTCTGCGCCAAATCCCTTACGAGATCGAAGAAGCGGCAATCATGGATGGCGCGCGTTTACCTCAGCTCTTCTGGTTCATCACATTGCCGATTATGCGCCCAGCACTTGTCACAATGTTCATCATCAACTTCATCATTGCCTGGAACGAGCTGATCTATCCGTTGGTGTTCGCTACTAGTGGATCAAACAAAACGCTCAGCGTTGGCTTGGTTGAGCTTGCGGTACAGCCCACAGCTGGCGGTGGACGCCCCTGGGATCTTCTGAGTGCTATGAGCGTGGTGATGATTGTGCCGATACTTGTCCTGGTCTTACTCTTCCAAAGGCTGATCGTGAGTGGACTGACGCGCGGCGCGATCAAGTAA